In a genomic window of Lagopus muta isolate bLagMut1 chromosome 2, bLagMut1 primary, whole genome shotgun sequence:
- the TDRD15 gene encoding tudor domain-containing protein 15 isoform X1, whose translation MSDRMELLTPSSDIVDMNLKIIHTECRRESLLIAFKGERKGGCEPDYHILQQEIQRVFKGRDNVDIGGSCFVEDKEGNWFRGKVLEKKGHFFETFLIDTGQVVMVEEVHVASACDKFFQLPPMIVCGIFANIVPLREKWSPKAINYFSSLVGLEVTGHVEAVTSYQLFILEVPKIISDVLELNLGKLADRDSFRLIVEMLKVFPPQFRTLPQFLQQKLSVQELLSFSNPEKPSDSSWLFSDVLFPNLPADSRVSVKITTAESPSKFYCQIQKWQKELENLTEAMCLYYEDISTRSNTFSDSLGQFCAAKRKNGQWHRGVIRQLLPDLSVKVWFMDFGNIEAVPSSCVKKLLAEFMSLPMISFPCALSCFGNDDKAVIKLQLKRFIQALAGQNSVCIYVNSFDASDHLYYITLPGENFGINTEHPEKLNEGAALCVSPLETKITNIGVSCRAHAVCFTRSSHKSCESFAGNRQTKNCLPEWGESLSSHCKRVEMQMNSHHAAFVVYVINPSNFWIQMCAYQNEFQALTENIADVYNQCGAEERVLKNPEPGLLCCARYSKDGHYYRGIVTEVLDVNVTVYFLDFGNTDLVPSYDVKTLLPEFSSLPALAMCCELACAFPVDDMWVKKENDFFKEVVSNRVLLFQVIGKHGNKYTVNALYNIASQKCSVAALMVQAGYAEYWERRSDSALNVSKKFRARNQSRSRQKHVNALCASKTYKNSTSRSRQVVQKEKTVSMPSVLRKSVTRSLFGKDVLSEGRKLEPEEKIHYKEFVFKPGAVFEVVCSYSVSPADFSCQLQNKLPELDSLMKQIQTYYKEHTHPYKTGQVACVVKCPKDGKWYRAAVVQQISPDEVDVIFVDYGYRERVVLNDLQAILPDFLTLESQAFQCALRNVPLQTDAFNWPEEVCRHFKDFISASVGPLTCTVYALVLSSSSLCNIVDLQTPFVGAEEFLRECGLNHSDCIELQKLVPLGSLYSFFYSTFNIKIGSEEEIYITHIHSFSKFYCQLNRNTETIEALMKKVSEMSKLADHTKCYTSNMRLCIARYFEDGLFYRALVSPMKSTSYLYADFVDFGNKQMTERDQVMPLPDSATDLIFTPMQAIKCRLSDFREKNVPAGVIRWFEETFLGKLLRAVIVSRESNGQIVVELYDEQLQVGQKIEEKILEELAVVTDYTERYAGNHEVAHHVEVDKEVKEGNAKNHGRIELETKLVHQVRNYCRTDAEQHFGDEEQADGSTHDLHSESSSPLSSEDSEEPLFRETVCTVLERREKHLDGKPASLSQCYPSDLNGIAINAPSESCTKQPTSTGQQEKSNENVSELTSLPPRDIQMNSEVEVYISHINNPSSFYIQFVEDENLIIQLEEELNESVVNSHRESGLDELRVGDLILAEHAADSFYYRAVIKALKSGNSYEVEFIDYGNTAVVSPSKICGIQRKLLTFPRLSTHCFLSKVKTSDESWTDEGTSYFLSKINGKPVTCKFTERHGEQWEVEIICDGKSLSYDLQQRKGKAGLQNKPVHDWESMPKQIQVTNESAQGGKSMNGLGDQGENCAVNMKNTFETHIDIPPQDLSSGQVERAEVMNVSVDGEFNVQLVRNLQILNDLNVMLVKEAQVSGLLTVESIEEGLECMTKSERNLKWYRSKVIKMFIREKLMLVYFIDYGNCEVVSLNNAKSLSNEMKRIPKQAVFCEWVWFKKLNIPFVPIVNALLSREIRILFLRYLESSHIWEVEILIGEFLLIEYLDQPSSLCQTIGSEKSGNVDFKEFAKSVRLNSVTWIPLQSDGRYPGFATMVTDPSNFCVQFEDTFDCMKKLTLLLSDIPENLPALPEESVAPGTSCLIQFGVEAQWNRAEISEVTSQSVVLTFIDYGFLKSIPYSAIHKLKVIPEALSYLPRLAYSCSLHGMLPAAGEYWSSEAKLLFQELLGKPGLIFHFNHYGSGMRLEVDVLYGESNLAHSLVAAGHAVYSTSGCSLTPLDRNESAKLHLQPNTNSNCSRSCELACN comes from the exons ATGTCGG ACAGAATGGAACTTCTGACTCCCTCATCAGACATAGTAGATATGAATCTGAAGATAATTCACACAGAGTGCAGACGAGAATCCTTGCTTATAGCATTCAAGGGTGAACGCAAGGGAGGGTGTGAACCTGACTACCACATACTACAACAAGAAATACAACGTGTATTCAAAGGAAGAGATAATGTTGACATTGGTGGATCTTGCTTTGTGGAAGACAAAGAGGGAAATTGGTTTAGAGgaaaagttttggaaaaaaaagggcATTTTTTTGAGACCTTCCTCATAGACACTGGACAAGTGGTAATGGTTGAGGAAGTGCATGTTGCTTCTGCTTGTGATAAATTTTTCCAGCTGCCACCAATGATAGTTTGTGGGATTTTTGCAAACATAGTTCCTCTTAGAGAAAAATGGAGTCCCAAAgccataaattatttttcatcacTGGTGGGATTAGAGGTCACAGGTCATGTAGAAGCTGTCACATCATACCAGTTGTTTATTCTTGAAGTACCGAAGATCATCAGTGATGTTCTTGAACTGAACTTAGGGAAACTTGCGGATAGAGATTCCTTTCGTCTTATTGTAGAAATGTTAAAAGTGTTTCCCCCACAGTTCAGGACACTGCCACAATTTCTGCAACAGAAACTTTCAGTCCAGGAGTTACTTAGTTTTAGTAATCCTGAGAAACCATCAGACTCTTCCTGGTTATTTTCAGATGTTCTTTTTCCGAATCTACCAGCTGACAGTAGGGTAAGTGTAAAAATAACTACCGCAGAAAGCCCAAGTAAATTTTACTGTCAGATACAGAAATGgcaaaaagagctggaaaattTGACAGAAGCTATGTGCTTGTATTATGAAGATATCAGCACAAGAAGTAATACATTTTCTGATAGTTTAGGACAATTTTGTGctgccaaaaggaaaaatggacaGTGGCATAGAGGAGTGATAAGGCAGCTTCTACCAGACTTGTCTGTGAAAGTCTGGTTTATGGATTTTGGTAACATTGAAGCTGTACCATCTAGTTGTGTTAAGAAGCTTCTAGCAGAGTTCATGTCACTACCAATGATTTCATTTCCGTGTGCGCTGTCTTGTTTTGGTAATGATGATAAGGCAGTAATAAAACTTCAGCTGAAAAGGTTTATACAAGCCTTGGCAGGACAAAattctgtatgtatttatgttaACTCATTTGATGCCAGTGATCACTTGTATTACATTACATTGCCAGGTGAAAATTTTGGAATTAATACTGAGCATCCAGAAAAGTTGAATGAAGGAGCTGCCTTATGTGTCTCACCTTTGGAAACCAAAATCACCAATATTGGTGTAAGCTGCAGAGCACATGCTGTGTGCTTTACACGCAGTTCTCACAAGTCATGTGAGAGTTTTGCTGGAAATAGACAGACAAAAAACTGCTTACCTGAATGGGGTGAGTCTTTATCAAGTCATTGCAAACGTGTAGAAATGCAGATGAATTCTCATCATGCTGCTTTTGTGGTGTACGTCATAAACCCATCCAACTTCTGGATTCAAATGTGTGCGTATCAGAATGAGTTTCAAGCCTTGACAGAAAATATTGCAGATGTGTATAACCAGTGTGGAGCTGAGGAAAGAGTCCTTAAAAACCCAGAACCTGGATTACTGTGCTGTGCTCGGTATAGCAAAGATGGACATTATTATCGAGGTATTGTCACTGAAGTGCTTGATGTAAAtgttactgtttattttttggaTTTTGGGAATACAGACCTAGTGCCCTCTTATGATGTGAAAACATTGCTTCCGGAGTTTTCCAGTTTGCCAGCTTTAGCCATGTGTTGTGAACTTGCTTGTGCTTTTCCTGTTGATGATATGTGGGTTAAAAAGGAGAATGATTTCTTCAAAGAGGTTGTATCTAACAGAGTACTGTTGTTTCAGGTCATTGGTAAGCATGGCAACAAATACACTGTTAATGCATTGTATAATATTGCTTCTCAGAAATGCAGTGTTGCTGCACTTATGGTTCAGGCTGGGTATGCAGAATACTGGGAAAGGAGATCAGATTCTGCTCTGAACGTGTCCAAAAAATTCCGAGCCCGGAATCAAAGCAGATCTAGACAAAAACATGTAAATGCACTGTGTGCCTCTAAAACTTATAAAAACAGCACATCACGAAGTAGACAAGtagttcagaaggaaaaaacagtaagCATGCCTTCTGTGCTGAGAAAGTCTGTTACACGGTCCTTGTTCGGAAAAGATGTTCTCTCTGAAGGTCGTAAACTAGAGcctgaggaaaaaatacattataaagAGTTTGTGTTTAAACCGGGAGCTGTTTTTGAAGTGGTGTGTTCTTACAGTGTTTCCCCAGCAGATTTTTCATGCCAGTTGCAAAATAAACTGCCAGAGCTAGATAGTTTAATGAAGCAAATCCAGACTTACTATAAAGAACATACCCATCCTTACAAAACTGGACAGGTTGCCTGTGTTGTTAAATGTCCCAAAGATGGGAAGTGGTACAGAGCAGCTGTTGTACAGCAGATATCCCCAGATGAGGTTGATGTGATTTTTGTAGATTATGGCTATCGGGAAAGAGTTGTACTTAATGATCTTCAGGCTATTCTTCCAGATTTCTTAACTCTGGAAAGTCAGGCATTTCAGTGTGCACTTAGAAATGTACCCTTACAGACTGATGCATTTAATTGGCCTGAAGAAGTGTGTAGACATTTTAAAGacttcatttctgcttctgttggaCCACTGACTTGCACTGTCTATGCTCTTGTTCTTAGTTCAAGCAGTTTATGCAATATAGTTGACCTACAGACTCCATTTGTTGGTGCAGAGGAGTTTCTCAGGGAATGTGGACTCAACCACTCTGACTGTATTGAGTTGCAAAAGCTTGTACCTTTGGGTTCTCTGTACAGTTTTTTCTATTCaacttttaatataaaaattgGAAGCGAGGAAGAAATTTACATAACTCATATACATAGCTTTTCAAAATTCTACTGCCAGCTTAATCGAAACACTGAAACTATAGAGGCGTTGATGAAGAAGGTTAGTGAAATGAGCAAACTGGCAGATCACACAAAATGTTATACTAGCAATATGCGATTATGTATAGCTAGATATTTTGAAGATGGTCTCTTTTATAGAGCTTTGGTCTCTCCTATGAAATCAACGTCTTATTTGTATGCTGACTTTGTGGATTTTGGAAATAAGCAGATGACAGAGAGAGACCAGGTGATGCCTCTTCCAGACTCTGCCACAGACCTTATATTCACACCCATGCAAGCTATTAAATGCCGTCTGTCAGACttcagggagaaaaatgttCCAGCAGGTGTTATTAGATGGTTTGAGGAGACTTTCCTTGGTAAACTGCTGAGGGCTGTGATTGTATCCAGAGAATCAAATGGCCAGATTGTTGTAGAGCTGTATGATGAACAGCTCCAAGTGGGTcagaaaattgaagaaaaaatattggaGGAATTGGCAGTTGTTACGGATTATACAGAACGATATGCTGGAAATCACGAAGTGGCGCATCACGTGGAAGTTGACAAAGAAGTTAAAGAAGGAAATGCTAAAAATCATGGAAGAATTGAATTGGAAACTAAACTGGTACATCAGGTACGTAACTATTGCCGGACAGATGCAGAACAGCATTTTGGAGATGAAGAGCAAGCTGATGGTAGCACACATGACCTGCAtagtgagtcctccagcccaTTGAGTTCTGAGGACAGTGAAGAGCCACTTTTTCGTGAAACTGTCTGCACTGTCCTGGAACGCAGAGAGAAACATCTGGATGGAAAGCCTGCTTCTCTATCACAATGTTATCCTTCAGATTTGAATGGAATAGCTATAAATGCTCCCTCTGAATCTTGTACCAAGCAACCAACCAGTACAGGTCAGCAGGAAAAGAGTAATGAGAACGTTTCTGAATTAACTAGTCTTCCTCCACGTGATATTCAGATGAATTCTGAAGTGGAAGTGTATATTTCTCACATAAATAATCCATCAAGCTTCTACATTCAGTTTGTAGAAGATGAAAACTTAATAATTCAACTAGAAGAAGAATTAAATGAAAGTGTGGTGAATAGCCATCGTGAAAGTGGCTTAGATGAGCTCAGGGTAGGGGATCTCATTTTAGCAGAGCATGCCGCTGACAGTTTTTACTACAGGGCAGTTATCAAAGCTCTGAAATCAGGAAACTCGTATGAGGTTGAGTTCATTGACTATGGAAATACAGCCGTTGTAAGCCCTTCCAAAATCTGTGGAATTCAAAGAAAACTCTTAACTTTTCCGAGGCTCAGCACTCATTGTTTCCTTAGCAAAGTAAAAACTTCTGATGAAAGCTGGACTGATGAAGGTACTTCctattttctaagcaaaataaatggtAAGCCAGTCACTTGCAAGTTCACAGAACGACATGGAGAGCAGTGGGAAGTGGAAATAATTTGTGATGGGAAGTCTTTGTCTTATGATCTTCAGCAGAGAAAAGGCAAGGCAGGATTGCAAAACAAACCAGTGCATGATTGGGAAAGTATGCCAAAACAGATTCAGGTTACAAATGAGAGTGCTCAAGGTGGGAAGTCCATGAATGGCTTAGGGGATCAGGGGGAAAATTGTGCTGTtaacatgaaaaatacttttgaaacaCATATAGATATCCCTCCTCAAGACTTAAGTTCTGGACAGGTAGAAAGAGCAGAAGTAATGAATGTTTCAGTGGATGGAGAATTTAATGTGCAGTTAGTTAGAAATCTGCAAATATTAAATGACTTAAACGTAATGCTGGTCAAAGAAGCACAAGTAAGTGGTTTGCTTACAGTGGAAAGCATTGAAGAAGGGTTGGAGTGTATGACAAAATCTGAAAGGAACTTGAAGTGGTATCGCTCAAAAGTGATAAAGATGTTTATCAGGGAGAAGTTAATGCTGGTTTATTTCATTGATTATGGCAACTGTGAGGTGGTGTCCTTAAATAATGCAAAGAGTCTCAGTAATGAGATGAAAAGGATTCCTAAACAAGCTGTGTTTTGTGAATGGGTTTGGTTTAAAAAACTGAATATTCCATTTGTCCCTATAGTAAATGCACTCCTAAGTCGCGAAATAAGGATCTTGTTTCTGAGATATTTGGAATCCTCTCATATCTGGGAAGTAGAAATTTTAATAGGGGAATTTCTGCTCATTGAGTACTTGGATCAGCCTTCAAGTCTTTGTCAGACTATTGGATCGGAAAAATCCGGGAATGTGGACTTTAAGGAATTTGCTAAATCTGTCAGATTAAATTCAGTCACGTGGATACCTCTGCAAAGTGACGGAAGGTACCCTGGGTTTGCAACTATGGTTACTGATCCTTCAAACTTCTGTGTCCAATTTGAAGACACATTTGATTGCATGAAGAAGTTGACTTTGCTGCTCTCTGATATTCCTGAGAACTTGCCTGCTTTGCCTGAAGAATCTGTAGCTCCTGGTACCAGTTGCTTGATCCAATTTGGAGTGGAAGCACAGTGGAACAGGGCAGAGATTAGTGAAGTGACAAGTCAGTCTGTTGTTCTTACATTTATTGATTATGGCTTTTTGAAAAGCATCCCCTATTCAGCTATCCATAAACTTAAAGTTATTCCAGAAGCTCTGTCTTACTTACCACGCTTGGCATACTCTTGCTCTTTACATGGTatgcttcctgctgcaggggAATACTGGAGTAGTGAAGCCAAGCTTCTGTTTCAAGAGCTTCTTGGTAAACCTGGtctcatatttcattttaaccACTATGGCTCTGGAATGAGATTAGAGGTTGATGTTCTGTATGGGGAGAGTAATTTGGCTCATTCCTTAGTTGCTGCTGGCCATGCAGTCTACTCTACAAGTGGGTGCAGCCTTACTCCACTTGATAGAAATGAATCAGCCAAACTGCATTTGCAACCTAATACAAATTCTAATTGTAGTAGAAGTTGTGAACTAGCTTGTAATTAA